The following DNA comes from Candidatus Methanomethylophilaceae archaeon.
ACAGCGAAGGCCATATCCTGGATCACACCGCCGAGAACGTCCGCGGATGCATCTTCATGAGCGATGGCGCGGCCCTCAGGAAAAGCCAATAATGAGAGAGAAAGGGATTTAAGCGGTTTGAGAAAGGAATCGCTTCCTGATGACGCTGATGGGGATGAGGCCCTCGTTGAATTCGGCCTCCGCGATGTCGATGGGATCCAACATGTCGGCGATGACGTCGGGGTCGGCGAAGGTAGGGGCTCCGCAGGATATCTGCAGCGCACGGGCGCCGATTATCCTTGCCTTCTCGAATCTGGTGATTTCTTTTTCCGTAAAACCCACCTGGCTGTCCAATTATCGTGTCATATAAATATCCATCGCCAAGAGGCCCGCTTCAATTGCGCTTCAGCTTTATTATGGCGAAGACCAGCTCGGCCCATGCAGCCCTTTGGGCCGGATCTATGGTACGGAGGACGTCCTCCCCCAGGCAGGAATCCGAGAAGGCGAGGAACCTGTCGAATTCCGCGTAATCTGCCAAAGTCATGCGGCCGGAGGTTCTGAAGCTCCGGAGAATCTCTTCTTCAAGCCCATCCCCTTCGAGCTTGCGGATCCTGGACACGGCGAGCCATCTGAGCCAGCGGCAGAACAGGAATCCGTTCTCTTCGGCGGCGAATTCGGATTCGGTCTTGGGCTTCCTCCTAACGGAATCGGCTATCGCATGGAATATCGCCGCTAGGCCCTCTATCTTGGCCCAGGACGCGTTTTGGGCGATGGCATGATATCTGACAAGGACCGAAGCCATCGATTGCGAGAGGGCCGTCTGCGCCTTGTCAATCTCCTTTCCCGATTCGCCTTCGATCGATTCCGGATCCAGCCGATACGTCTCCGGCGATCTGATCCCGGTGATTCTCATCAGCGTGCCCATGGATTCGGCCGCCTGGCGCGCCGGGCCCATCTCCTTGGAATTCCCGGGAAGCGGCTTTCCGGATATGATCGATGCGGTTATGGCGCCGATCAGATCTGACCTGCTTTCGAAGCTTTCCGGAGGGGTGCCCGCCGAATAGGCCCATTCCGCGGCCGCGGCTGCGCCATATGCCTTGAATATTCTGGGCAGAGATTTCTCGCCCTTCAGCGGATAGCCTCTGCGGGCGCAGATCTCGGCGAATTTGGCGGCGTCAGACAGCGCCAGACCGTCTGTGACCCATATCGACAGCGTTTCATCCAGCGCGTCCGCAAGCTTGGAGACTTCGCGGTTCAGACCCGAGATGTTAGCCAGGGCTTTCCTCAGGGAATCCAGGTCCCCGGGGGTCAGGCTGCCTATCACGCGCCCGACAAGAATGCCGTCGTCCCCCAGCGCGCGGGCGGTCCTGTCCAGAGCGGCGAGCTCGTCGGCGTGTGATATGCGCTTCCCGGCGATGGCCATGCCCACG
Coding sequences within:
- a CDS encoding DNA-directed RNA polymerase subunit K, translated to MGFTEKEITRFEKARIIGARALQISCGAPTFADPDVIADMLDPIDIAEAEFNEGLIPISVIRKRFLSQTA